A single region of the Aeromonas hydrophila subsp. hydrophila ATCC 7966 genome encodes:
- the flhF gene encoding flagellar biosynthesis protein FlhF, which produces MKIKRFFAKDMRTALAEVKETLGPDAVIMSNKKVTGGVEIVAAVDYQSQVPGPKDAPVRRQLNDESVNISSAGRQMTRPAPSPAQEQNEHYADTLAALLARQQKLNPAQNGQAGQSGAPSAAASGAPRTLAEQGQWGAAPESAKPKARAAAPGRAPQSPQRDQEMEGMRKEMASIRKLLEHQISGLMWQEVERREPMRALLIKELKKIGFDDAFADQLAGLIPEDMSIHQAMAQLAEVLAAQLKISEDEILRQGGAVALLGPTGVGKTTTIAKLAARFAMKYGAEQVALITTDNYRIGAHEQLQTYGRIMGCPVRQVRDAEELANALYQFRHRRLVLIDTAGVGQRDIRLTEQLDTLVKNAKVRIRSYLVMSATSQRRVMQEAVDHFRRIPLSGCILTKLDESLNLGEVINVCIQNALPISYITDGQRVPEDIQVANAAQLVGAAMGSLERETEEPYFWGTGFGEAEDSEFYE; this is translated from the coding sequence GTGAAGATTAAGCGGTTTTTTGCCAAGGACATGCGAACGGCTCTGGCCGAGGTCAAGGAGACTCTCGGGCCCGATGCCGTCATCATGTCCAACAAGAAGGTCACCGGTGGGGTGGAAATAGTCGCCGCTGTCGATTATCAATCCCAGGTTCCGGGACCCAAAGATGCGCCGGTTCGCCGTCAGTTAAACGATGAGAGCGTCAATATCTCGTCTGCCGGACGGCAGATGACCCGCCCTGCACCGAGTCCGGCCCAGGAGCAGAACGAACATTATGCCGACACCCTGGCCGCCCTGCTGGCCCGCCAGCAGAAGCTGAACCCGGCCCAGAACGGTCAGGCGGGCCAGAGCGGTGCCCCGTCGGCTGCTGCCAGCGGCGCGCCCCGCACTCTGGCCGAACAGGGACAATGGGGAGCCGCTCCCGAGTCCGCCAAACCGAAGGCGAGAGCCGCCGCGCCCGGCCGTGCTCCCCAATCCCCCCAGCGGGATCAGGAGATGGAGGGGATGCGCAAGGAGATGGCCAGCATCCGCAAGCTGCTGGAGCACCAGATCTCCGGCCTGATGTGGCAGGAGGTTGAGCGTCGCGAGCCGATGCGTGCCCTGCTCATCAAGGAGCTCAAGAAGATAGGGTTTGACGATGCCTTTGCCGATCAGCTGGCCGGCCTTATCCCCGAGGATATGTCCATCCATCAGGCCATGGCCCAGTTGGCCGAGGTGTTGGCGGCCCAGCTCAAGATCAGCGAAGACGAAATTCTGCGGCAGGGTGGGGCGGTTGCCCTGCTCGGGCCGACCGGGGTGGGCAAGACCACCACCATTGCCAAGCTGGCGGCGCGGTTTGCCATGAAGTATGGCGCCGAGCAGGTGGCGCTCATCACTACCGACAACTACCGGATCGGTGCCCATGAACAGCTGCAGACCTATGGTCGCATCATGGGCTGCCCGGTGCGGCAGGTGCGGGATGCCGAGGAGCTGGCCAATGCGCTCTATCAGTTCCGTCACCGCCGGCTGGTGCTCATTGATACCGCCGGGGTAGGGCAGCGGGATATCCGGCTGACCGAGCAGCTCGATACCCTGGTCAAGAATGCCAAGGTACGCATCCGCAGCTACCTGGTGATGTCGGCCACTTCCCAGCGTCGGGTGATGCAGGAAGCGGTGGACCATTTCCGGCGTATTCCATTGAGCGGCTGCATACTTACCAAATTGGATGAGAGTCTGAATCTGGGCGAAGTGATTAACGTGTGTATCCAGAATGCGCTGCCTATCAGCTATATCACTGATGGACAAAGGGTTCCGGAAGATATTCAGGTCGCCAATGCGGCACAGCTCGTCGGAGCTGCCATGGGCTCGCTGGAGCGGGAAACAGAAGAACCCTATTTCTGGGGCACAGGCTTTGGCGAGGCCGAAGATTCGGAGTTTTATGAGTAA
- the cheY gene encoding chemotaxis response regulator CheY codes for MKILIVDDFSTMRRIIKNLLRDLGFNNTHEADDGNTALPMLKNGDFQFVVTDWNMPGMQGIDLLKAIRVDDKLKHLPVLMVTAEAKREQIIEAAQAGVNGYIVKPFTAATLKEKLDKIFERIG; via the coding sequence ATGAAAATCCTCATTGTTGACGATTTTTCAACGATGCGCCGGATTATCAAGAACTTGCTGCGTGACTTGGGATTCAACAATACCCACGAAGCAGACGATGGCAACACGGCCTTGCCAATGTTGAAAAATGGTGATTTTCAATTTGTCGTGACCGACTGGAACATGCCGGGTATGCAAGGCATCGACCTGCTCAAGGCTATTCGCGTCGATGACAAACTCAAACACCTGCCGGTTCTGATGGTGACTGCCGAAGCGAAACGCGAGCAGATCATTGAAGCTGCCCAGGCCGGCGTCAATGGCTATATCGTCAAGCCTTTCACTGCTGCAACGCTCAAAGAGAAACTCGACAAAATCTTTGAACGAATCGGCTAA
- a CDS encoding chemotaxis protein CheA translates to MAFEVDEDILQDFLVEASEILEQLSEQLVDLEKRPDDKNLLNAIFRGFHTVKGGAGFLSLTELVDVCHGAENVFDILRNGKRTVTAELMDVILQALDAINVMFAQVQNREPPSPASAEILHDLHELCKPEGEEQLLTASAGGSVASEEMAPAVEEVVEVAAAIPEPVADPVPASSVVSGGSSIDEISADEFERLLDELHGVGGAPTAAASPVVASSGDITDDEFEALLDQLHGQGQHGGAPESNPLKSVQKEVDELIDDDEFERLLDELHGRGQGPQTSITPPPAAPVQAAIAPAAATPAPAAKPAPAAAKPAAAPAKPAPAPAPAKQPAPAPADNAVQSDTTVRVDTKTLDVIMNMVGELVLVRNRLVSLGIASNDEDMSKAVANLDVVTADLQGAVMKTRMQPIKKVFGRFPRVVRDLARTLKKEIELVMVGEETDLDKNLVEALADPLVHLVRNSCDHGVEMPDVREKAGKPRQGTITLSASQQGDHILLCIEDDGAGMDPEKLKSIAISRGVLDADTAARMSDNDAYNLIFAPGFSTKSEISDISGRGVGMDVVKTSIVSLNGSVHIDSTWGKGTRLEIKVPLTLAILPTLMVEVGEQTFALPLGCVNEIFHLDLKKANMVDGQLTIIVREKAIPLFYLYNWLVRGKHKKSRQDTGHVVIVQIGTQQIGFVVDNLIGQEEVVIKPLDSLLQGTPGMAGATITSDGGIALILDVPSLLKAYARRH, encoded by the coding sequence ATGGCCTTCGAAGTTGATGAAGACATACTGCAAGACTTTTTGGTCGAAGCATCCGAAATATTGGAACAGTTGTCTGAACAACTGGTCGACTTGGAAAAGCGACCCGATGACAAGAATCTGTTGAATGCCATATTTCGCGGCTTCCATACCGTCAAAGGCGGTGCCGGCTTTCTCTCGCTGACCGAGTTGGTGGATGTTTGTCACGGTGCCGAGAACGTGTTCGATATCTTGCGCAATGGCAAGCGAACCGTTACCGCCGAGTTGATGGATGTTATTTTGCAGGCGCTGGATGCCATCAATGTGATGTTTGCCCAGGTGCAGAATCGCGAACCGCCAAGCCCGGCTTCCGCTGAAATCCTGCACGACCTGCATGAGCTCTGCAAGCCTGAAGGGGAAGAGCAGCTGTTGACCGCTTCTGCGGGTGGCAGTGTGGCGTCTGAAGAGATGGCTCCTGCCGTTGAAGAGGTGGTCGAGGTGGCCGCAGCCATCCCGGAACCTGTCGCCGATCCCGTCCCCGCTTCTTCCGTCGTCAGTGGTGGGAGCTCCATCGACGAGATCTCCGCCGATGAATTCGAACGCCTGCTCGATGAACTGCATGGCGTGGGAGGTGCTCCGACTGCTGCCGCTAGCCCGGTGGTGGCAAGCTCCGGAGATATTACCGACGATGAATTCGAGGCCCTGCTCGATCAGTTGCATGGTCAGGGCCAACATGGCGGAGCACCTGAAAGCAATCCATTGAAATCAGTACAAAAAGAAGTTGATGAACTGATCGATGACGATGAATTCGAGCGACTGCTGGATGAACTGCACGGTCGTGGCCAAGGGCCGCAAACCAGTATTACGCCGCCGCCAGCCGCGCCTGTACAGGCCGCGATAGCACCCGCTGCCGCTACGCCAGCTCCGGCAGCCAAGCCAGCCCCGGCCGCCGCCAAACCGGCTGCGGCCCCGGCAAAACCGGCACCAGCCCCTGCGCCAGCCAAGCAACCGGCCCCTGCGCCTGCTGACAACGCAGTGCAAAGCGATACCACCGTTCGGGTGGATACCAAGACGCTGGACGTCATCATGAACATGGTGGGTGAGCTGGTATTGGTGCGCAACCGTCTGGTCAGCCTTGGTATTGCCAGCAACGATGAAGACATGTCAAAAGCGGTTGCCAATCTGGATGTGGTGACGGCAGATCTGCAGGGTGCTGTCATGAAAACCCGCATGCAGCCCATCAAGAAAGTGTTTGGTCGCTTCCCGCGCGTCGTTCGTGATCTGGCTCGTACCCTCAAGAAAGAAATCGAGCTGGTGATGGTCGGGGAAGAGACGGATCTGGACAAGAACCTGGTTGAAGCGCTGGCTGACCCGCTGGTTCACTTGGTGCGCAACTCCTGTGACCATGGGGTTGAAATGCCGGATGTCCGTGAGAAAGCAGGCAAACCACGGCAGGGCACCATTACCCTGAGCGCTTCCCAGCAGGGCGATCATATCTTGCTGTGCATCGAAGATGATGGTGCCGGTATGGATCCCGAGAAGCTCAAGTCCATCGCCATCAGCCGTGGTGTGCTGGATGCCGATACGGCAGCTCGGATGAGCGACAACGATGCCTACAACCTGATCTTCGCTCCCGGTTTTTCTACCAAGTCCGAGATCTCGGATATCTCCGGCCGTGGTGTCGGGATGGACGTGGTGAAGACCAGTATCGTCAGCCTCAATGGCTCGGTGCATATCGATTCGACCTGGGGCAAGGGTACCCGTCTTGAAATCAAGGTGCCGCTGACCTTGGCCATTCTGCCGACCCTGATGGTGGAAGTGGGTGAGCAGACCTTCGCGCTGCCGCTGGGCTGCGTGAACGAGATTTTCCACTTGGACCTCAAGAAGGCCAACATGGTGGATGGCCAGCTCACCATCATAGTGCGCGAAAAAGCCATCCCGCTCTTCTATCTGTACAACTGGCTGGTCAGGGGCAAGCACAAGAAGTCACGGCAAGATACGGGTCATGTGGTCATCGTGCAGATTGGCACGCAGCAGATCGGTTTTGTCGTGGATAACCTGATTGGCCAGGAAGAAGTGGTGATCAAGCCGCTGGACAGCCTGTTGCAAGGTACCCCAGGCATGGCGGGAGCCACCATCACCAGCGATGGCGGTATTGCACTCATTCTGGATGTGCCGAGTCTGCTCAAGGCGTATGCCCGTAGACATTGA
- a CDS encoding protein phosphatase CheZ, with the protein MKAKTSAMISLDQARMLVAHLEQGEFEQADTLIADACAPNAAALFDKVGQLTRQLHDSLQDFRLDPRIPDLATHEIPDARERLSYVIDMTDKAANRTMDAVEASLPIADRLNDNIQLVLPNWNALMSREMSVGQFKSLCHQLDDFIKASESDADKLRQLLTEILMAQDFQDLTGQMIRKVIKLVQEVETKLIEMLTMFGEASAEHSSRSLPVSGIEAEGPIMNPETRSDVVNGQDDVDDLLSSLGF; encoded by the coding sequence ATGAAGGCCAAAACGAGTGCAATGATTTCGCTCGATCAGGCAAGGATGCTTGTTGCCCATCTTGAGCAAGGTGAATTTGAACAGGCCGACACTCTCATCGCCGATGCGTGTGCTCCCAATGCGGCGGCCCTGTTTGACAAAGTGGGTCAGTTGACCCGACAACTGCATGATTCCCTACAAGATTTTCGGCTAGATCCCCGGATCCCCGATCTGGCCACCCATGAAATCCCCGATGCGCGGGAGCGACTCAGTTATGTCATCGACATGACGGACAAAGCTGCCAATCGCACCATGGATGCCGTGGAAGCCAGTCTACCGATTGCCGATCGACTAAATGACAATATTCAGCTTGTTCTGCCCAACTGGAATGCCCTGATGAGCAGAGAGATGAGTGTTGGGCAGTTCAAGTCTTTATGTCACCAACTGGATGATTTCATTAAGGCTTCTGAATCTGATGCCGATAAATTACGGCAACTGCTGACAGAAATCCTGATGGCGCAAGATTTTCAGGATTTGACCGGCCAGATGATCCGCAAGGTCATCAAGTTGGTTCAGGAAGTTGAAACTAAATTAATAGAAATGCTGACTATGTTTGGTGAGGCATCTGCTGAGCATTCTTCTCGCAGCCTTCCTGTAAGCGGGATTGAAGCTGAAGGCCCCATCATGAACCCTGAGACTCGTTCCGATGTGGTCAATGGTCAGGATGATGTGGACGATCTGCTGTCTAGCCTGGGATTTTAA
- a CDS encoding flagellar motor protein: MGMFGLILALGAIAIAQLWHGGNLLTLLDGPAFVIVVGGTWGAVILQTPRKFLLEAIRQTRWMLLPPAWDLVAQAERLQAWAVFARQQGLLALENQADQESDEFTRQGLTMIVDGVSIDDIRMLLEADIDIEQERNEHSARVFEAMGGYSPTIGIIGAVIGLIQAMFHLEEPASLGAGIAVAFVATIYGVGFANLLYLPIANRLRAFHYHYALFQEMTLEGLMAIAHGENGPQVERRLKAYLKGE, from the coding sequence ATGGGCATGTTCGGCCTGATCCTGGCACTGGGAGCCATAGCCATTGCCCAGTTATGGCATGGCGGCAACCTGCTCACCCTGCTTGATGGGCCTGCTTTCGTCATCGTTGTAGGAGGAACTTGGGGGGCGGTCATTTTGCAGACACCACGCAAGTTTCTGCTGGAAGCGATAAGACAGACCCGTTGGATGTTGCTGCCTCCCGCCTGGGATCTGGTCGCCCAGGCCGAGCGACTGCAAGCCTGGGCCGTGTTTGCACGTCAGCAAGGGTTGCTTGCGCTGGAGAACCAGGCTGATCAGGAGAGCGACGAATTTACCCGGCAGGGGCTCACCATGATAGTGGACGGGGTGTCGATAGATGATATTCGCATGTTGCTGGAAGCAGATATCGATATCGAGCAGGAGCGAAACGAACACTCCGCTAGGGTCTTTGAAGCCATGGGGGGCTACAGTCCGACCATAGGTATCATCGGTGCTGTGATTGGACTTATCCAGGCCATGTTTCATCTGGAAGAACCCGCCTCGCTGGGGGCCGGTATCGCCGTTGCGTTTGTCGCCACTATTTACGGGGTTGGCTTTGCCAACCTGTTATACCTGCCGATTGCCAACCGGTTGCGGGCTTTTCACTATCATTACGCCCTGTTTCAGGAGATGACGCTGGAAGGCTTGATGGCAATCGCCCACGGCGAAAATGGTCCTCAGGTTGAACGGCGGTTGAAGGCTTATCTGAAGGGAGAATAG
- a CDS encoding protein-glutamate methylesterase/protein-glutamine glutaminase codes for MAVKVLVVDDSSFFRRRVSEIITQDPMLTVIDTAQNGREAVDKAIQLRPDVITMDIEMPVMDGISAVREIMAKCPTPILMFSSLTHEGAKATLDALDAGALDFLPKKFEDIARDKDEAVRLLQQRVKEISRKRFLMAAPARPKAPEPAARSPLSSSIARPAERQAEPPRAMPAAAFKRSGKSYQLVAIGTSTGGPVALQNVLTKLPGDFPHPILLIQHMPATFTAAFAARLNGLCQIGVKEAEDGDVLKPGHAYLAPGGKQMLLEGRGAGARIRIVDGNDKVNYKPCVDITFASAAKTYADKVLAIVLTGMGADGRDGARLLKEQGSTIWAQDEASCVVYGMPQAVAKAGIATESLPLDRVAQRILVELGR; via the coding sequence ATGGCAGTCAAGGTATTAGTTGTCGACGATTCGAGCTTCTTCCGTCGTCGGGTCAGCGAGATCATCACTCAGGATCCCATGCTGACGGTGATCGATACGGCTCAAAATGGACGCGAAGCCGTGGACAAGGCGATCCAGCTGCGCCCGGATGTGATCACCATGGACATCGAGATGCCCGTGATGGATGGCATCAGCGCCGTACGCGAGATCATGGCCAAGTGTCCGACTCCGATCCTGATGTTCTCCTCTTTGACTCATGAAGGGGCCAAGGCGACGCTGGATGCGCTGGATGCCGGGGCGCTCGATTTCCTGCCCAAGAAATTTGAAGATATCGCCCGTGACAAGGATGAAGCCGTTCGCCTGTTGCAGCAGCGAGTCAAGGAGATTTCTCGCAAGCGTTTCCTGATGGCGGCACCTGCTCGTCCCAAAGCCCCTGAACCTGCCGCCCGTTCCCCGCTGAGCAGCTCAATCGCCCGGCCAGCAGAGCGTCAGGCCGAGCCGCCGCGAGCTATGCCTGCGGCAGCCTTCAAACGCAGTGGCAAGAGTTATCAGCTGGTGGCTATCGGTACCTCGACGGGGGGCCCGGTTGCGCTGCAGAACGTGTTGACCAAATTACCCGGTGATTTTCCTCATCCCATCTTGTTGATCCAGCATATGCCGGCAACCTTTACCGCTGCGTTTGCCGCTCGCCTCAACGGTCTGTGCCAGATCGGGGTCAAGGAAGCGGAAGATGGTGATGTGCTCAAACCTGGTCATGCTTACCTGGCTCCGGGCGGCAAGCAGATGCTGCTGGAAGGGCGTGGTGCGGGTGCCCGTATCCGGATTGTCGATGGCAATGACAAGGTGAATTACAAACCGTGCGTCGACATCACCTTTGCCTCTGCCGCCAAAACCTATGCCGACAAGGTGCTCGCCATCGTGTTGACCGGGATGGGGGCAGATGGTCGGGATGGTGCGCGTCTGCTCAAGGAGCAGGGCTCTACCATCTGGGCACAGGATGAAGCTTCCTGCGTGGTATATGGCATGCCGCAAGCGGTTGCCAAAGCCGGCATCGCCACGGAATCACTGCCGCTGGATCGGGTAGCACAACGAATCCTGGTTGAGCTGGGCCGCTAA
- a CDS encoding MinD/ParA family protein, translated as MYMDQASGLRKMRQNNRVKVIAVSGGKGGVGKTNVTLNVAGAMAAQGKRVMVLDADLGLANVDVMLGLRVHRNLSHVLAGECTIDDIIVEGPYGMMIVPATSGTQSMVELSPVQHAELIRAFSEMKTQVDILLVDTAAGISDMVLSFTRAAQDIMVVVCDEPTSITDAYALIKILSKEHGVFRFKVVANMVRSLREGQELYAKLTRVTDRFLDTSLELVACVPYDTNLRAAVRKQKLIVEAFPKSPAALAFRALANKAASWPIPNQPGGHLEFFLENLLQKPVIAQEGSRE; from the coding sequence ATGTATATGGATCAGGCGAGTGGTCTGCGCAAAATGCGTCAAAACAATCGAGTAAAAGTGATCGCCGTGTCTGGTGGCAAGGGGGGCGTCGGCAAGACCAACGTGACCCTGAACGTGGCGGGAGCCATGGCCGCCCAAGGCAAACGGGTGATGGTACTGGACGCCGACCTTGGCCTGGCCAACGTGGACGTCATGCTGGGGCTGCGGGTACATCGCAACCTGTCCCATGTGCTGGCCGGCGAATGCACCATCGACGACATCATCGTCGAGGGGCCTTACGGCATGATGATAGTGCCGGCCACCTCGGGTACCCAGTCCATGGTCGAGCTCTCGCCGGTGCAACACGCCGAGCTTATCCGCGCTTTCAGCGAGATGAAGACCCAGGTCGACATCCTGCTGGTGGATACGGCGGCTGGAATCTCCGACATGGTGCTGAGCTTCACCCGTGCGGCCCAGGACATCATGGTGGTGGTGTGCGATGAACCGACCTCCATCACGGATGCCTACGCCCTCATCAAGATCCTCTCCAAGGAGCACGGCGTCTTCCGCTTCAAGGTGGTGGCCAACATGGTTCGCTCCTTGCGCGAAGGTCAGGAACTCTATGCCAAGCTGACCCGGGTCACCGACCGTTTCCTGGATACCTCGCTGGAGCTGGTTGCCTGCGTCCCCTACGACACCAATCTGCGAGCCGCCGTGCGCAAGCAGAAGCTGATTGTCGAAGCCTTCCCCAAGTCCCCGGCCGCGCTGGCGTTCAGAGCGCTGGCCAACAAGGCGGCAAGCTGGCCCATTCCTAACCAACCCGGCGGTCATCTCGAATTTTTCCTGGAAAATTTGCTGCAAAAGCCGGTCATAGCACAGGAAGGTTCCCGTGAATAA
- a CDS encoding ParA family protein, producing MIVWTVANQKGGVGKTTTVVSLAGILAQRGQRVLLIDTDPHASLTSYLDFDSDRLDGTLYELFQAVKPTAELVNKLTLRTKFDNIHLLPASITLATLDRVMGNREGMGLVLKRALLRIQDQYDYVLIDCPPVLGVMMVNALAACDRILVPVQTEFLALKGLERMMKTFEIMQRSKREKFRYTVIPTMFDKRTRASLMTLQSIKEQHGNAVWNAVIPIDTKFRDASLLHIPPSIYSPSSRGTYAYETLLNYLDAQERQRAHEVTS from the coding sequence GTGATTGTTTGGACGGTTGCCAACCAAAAGGGTGGGGTCGGTAAAACCACCACAGTGGTCTCGCTGGCCGGTATTCTGGCCCAGCGCGGCCAGCGGGTGCTGTTGATTGACACCGACCCTCATGCCTCCCTGACCTCTTATCTCGATTTTGATTCCGACCGGCTGGATGGCACTCTTTATGAGCTGTTTCAGGCGGTCAAACCAACGGCAGAGCTCGTCAATAAACTGACGCTGCGCACCAAGTTTGACAACATTCATCTGCTGCCCGCGTCAATCACCCTGGCGACCCTGGATCGGGTAATGGGCAATCGGGAAGGGATGGGACTTGTGCTCAAGCGAGCGTTGCTGCGCATTCAGGATCAGTACGATTATGTGCTGATCGACTGCCCGCCCGTCTTGGGGGTCATGATGGTCAATGCGCTGGCGGCGTGTGACCGGATCCTGGTGCCGGTACAGACCGAGTTTCTGGCGCTCAAAGGGCTGGAGCGGATGATGAAGACGTTTGAAATCATGCAGCGCTCCAAGCGGGAGAAGTTCCGTTATACCGTCATTCCCACCATGTTTGACAAGCGAACCCGTGCCTCGCTGATGACTCTGCAGTCCATCAAGGAGCAGCACGGCAATGCGGTATGGAATGCCGTCATACCCATAGATACCAAATTCCGGGATGCCAGTTTGCTTCACATTCCCCCCTCCATCTATTCGCCGAGCAGCCGTGGCACCTATGCCTATGAGACCCTGCTCAACTATCTTGATGCGCAAGAGCGTCAGCGTGCTCATGAGGTAACATCATGA
- a CDS encoding RNA polymerase sigma factor FliA: MNKAQAYLRHQDSYVLVERHAPLVKRIAQHLLARLPSSVLLDDLIQAGMIGLLEASRNFDGSKGASFETYAGIRIRGSMLDEIRRGDWVPRSVHRNSRTIAEAIENVEQAHGRDARDSEVAAQMGVSLGEYHTMLQDVSCGKIIGIEDLGVSEDVIGHPDDEPGSNGFDELAAERFQGALAEHIGRLPEREALVLSLYYDEELNLREIGEVLNVSESRVSQIHSQAMHRLRARLRDWHV; encoded by the coding sequence GTGAATAAAGCCCAAGCGTACTTGCGTCATCAGGATTCCTATGTGCTGGTCGAGCGTCATGCTCCGCTGGTGAAACGGATCGCCCAGCATTTGTTGGCTCGCCTGCCAAGCAGTGTCTTGCTGGATGACCTGATCCAGGCAGGTATGATTGGATTGCTTGAAGCCTCCCGCAATTTTGACGGCAGCAAGGGGGCGAGCTTTGAAACCTACGCCGGGATCCGTATCCGCGGTTCCATGCTCGACGAGATCCGGCGGGGTGACTGGGTGCCGCGTTCGGTACACCGCAACAGCCGCACCATCGCCGAAGCCATCGAAAATGTTGAACAAGCCCATGGCCGTGATGCTCGCGATAGCGAGGTTGCCGCCCAGATGGGGGTCAGCCTTGGTGAGTATCACACGATGCTGCAGGATGTCTCCTGCGGCAAGATCATCGGCATCGAAGATCTTGGCGTCAGCGAGGATGTCATTGGCCACCCCGATGATGAGCCGGGCAGCAACGGGTTTGATGAACTGGCTGCCGAGCGTTTTCAAGGGGCGCTGGCCGAACACATTGGCCGCCTGCCGGAGCGGGAAGCGCTGGTGCTCTCCCTTTACTACGATGAAGAACTGAACTTGCGTGAAATAGGCGAGGTATTGAACGTCAGCGAGTCTCGCGTGAGCCAGATACATAGTCAGGCGATGCACAGATTACGCGCGCGTTTAAGAGATTGGCATGTATAA
- a CDS encoding OmpA family protein, whose protein sequence is MRKRYRLHLQGREHLDRWLVSYADYMTLIFALFVVLYSVALVNKDKYRAVIDGMTQAFNVMQPRSDGLLEGQGKSLLNNEVSAASSVLESATARSPSLAPISVVPIAQDGMTLAKIDTQLQESMGSLVDAGVVKLTLNDNWLTVELSSGLLFGSGSAFMSTNADPVLNTLSSILKQVDNYVRVRGYTDNQQINNEIFRSNWTLSAARAEAVLTALIAKGIAPQRLAYEAYGEFSPFTDNSTEQGRLQNRKVVVAISKFAWVPLAPVSTPPVQAVTETQVPAVQQAVEAGEVKVITLPGGGIRITTRQD, encoded by the coding sequence ATGCGCAAGCGCTACCGTTTGCATCTGCAAGGTCGGGAACATCTCGACCGCTGGCTGGTTTCCTACGCCGATTACATGACGCTGATCTTCGCCCTGTTCGTGGTGCTCTATTCGGTGGCACTGGTCAACAAGGACAAGTATCGCGCGGTCATCGATGGTATGACCCAGGCATTCAACGTCATGCAGCCACGCAGCGACGGTTTGCTGGAAGGGCAGGGAAAGTCGTTGTTGAACAACGAGGTATCTGCCGCCTCCTCGGTTCTGGAGAGCGCCACAGCCCGCTCACCCTCTTTGGCTCCCATCTCAGTTGTTCCCATCGCGCAAGATGGTATGACTCTTGCGAAGATCGATACGCAATTGCAGGAGAGCATGGGTTCTCTGGTCGATGCCGGGGTAGTCAAGTTAACGCTCAATGACAACTGGTTGACCGTCGAGCTGAGCTCAGGTCTGTTGTTCGGCAGTGGCAGCGCCTTCATGAGTACCAATGCCGATCCCGTGCTAAATACTCTTTCAAGTATTCTGAAGCAGGTCGATAACTATGTAAGAGTGCGCGGTTATACCGATAACCAGCAGATAAATAATGAAATTTTTCGTTCCAACTGGACGTTGTCTGCGGCAAGGGCGGAAGCCGTACTCACGGCGCTCATCGCCAAAGGGATAGCGCCGCAGCGGTTGGCCTATGAAGCTTACGGGGAGTTTTCTCCCTTCACGGACAACAGTACCGAGCAGGGGCGCTTACAGAATCGCAAGGTGGTGGTCGCTATTTCCAAGTTCGCCTGGGTGCCACTAGCTCCGGTATCAACTCCCCCGGTGCAGGCTGTAACGGAGACGCAAGTGCCGGCAGTGCAACAGGCGGTCGAGGCAGGAGAGGTCAAGGTGATCACGCTGCCAGGTGGTGGCATACGCATAACAACGAGGCAGGATTGA